One stretch of Natronobacterium gregoryi SP2 DNA includes these proteins:
- a CDS encoding pyridoxal phosphate-dependent aminotransferase, with translation MSMEFTDRLTRVEPSATLAISALATELENEGEDVVDLSVGEPDFPTPENVVEAGKDAMDAGHTGYTTSAGILDLREAIVDKLAADGLEHTTDEIIVTPGAKQALYEIVHALVGPDGQSPSDSETSSHAGDEVVLLDPAWVSYEAMVKMAGGDLTRVDLSPYDFQLEPALEDLAEAVSDETELLIVNSPSNPTGAVYSDDALEGVRDLAVEHDVTVISDEIYKEVTYGVEPTSLGTFDGMEDRTVTVNGFSKAYSMTGWRLGYFAGPEDLIDQAGKLHSHSVSSAVNFVQHAGIEALENTDDAVEEMVDAFEERRDLLVELLAEHDVDVAVPDGAFYMMLPVDEDDQAWCEGALEDAHVATVPGTAFGTPGYARISYAASEERLEEGVERLAEEGYL, from the coding sequence ATGTCCATGGAATTCACCGATCGCCTGACTCGAGTCGAACCGTCCGCGACGCTTGCCATCTCCGCGCTCGCGACCGAACTGGAAAACGAGGGAGAAGACGTCGTCGACCTCTCGGTCGGCGAACCCGACTTCCCCACGCCCGAGAACGTCGTCGAAGCGGGCAAGGACGCGATGGACGCCGGCCACACCGGCTACACCACCTCCGCGGGCATCCTCGACCTCCGCGAAGCCATCGTCGACAAACTCGCCGCCGACGGACTCGAACACACCACCGACGAGATCATCGTCACGCCCGGCGCGAAGCAGGCCCTGTACGAGATCGTCCACGCCCTGGTCGGTCCTGACGGGCAAAGCCCGTCGGACAGCGAGACGTCGTCCCACGCAGGCGACGAGGTCGTCCTCCTCGATCCCGCCTGGGTCTCCTACGAGGCGATGGTCAAGATGGCCGGCGGCGACCTCACCCGCGTCGACCTCTCTCCCTACGACTTCCAGCTCGAGCCCGCACTCGAGGACCTCGCCGAGGCAGTGTCGGACGAGACCGAACTCCTGATCGTCAACTCGCCGTCGAACCCCACCGGCGCGGTCTATTCCGACGACGCACTCGAGGGCGTCCGGGATCTGGCCGTCGAACACGACGTCACCGTCATCTCCGACGAGATCTACAAGGAAGTCACCTACGGCGTCGAGCCGACGAGCCTCGGGACGTTCGACGGCATGGAAGACCGCACCGTGACGGTCAACGGCTTCTCGAAGGCCTACTCGATGACCGGCTGGCGGCTCGGTTACTTCGCTGGCCCCGAGGACCTAATCGATCAGGCCGGAAAACTCCACAGCCACTCCGTCTCGTCGGCCGTCAACTTCGTCCAGCACGCCGGCATCGAGGCGCTCGAGAACACCGACGACGCCGTCGAAGAGATGGTCGACGCCTTCGAGGAGCGTCGCGATCTGCTCGTGGAACTGCTCGCGGAACACGACGTCGACGTCGCGGTTCCCGACGGCGCGTTCTACATGATGCTACCGGTCGACGAAGACGACCAGGCCTGGTGTGAGGGTGCACTCGAGGACGCCCACGTCGCGACCGTTCCCGGCACCGCGTTCGGCACGCCGGGCTACGCACGGATTTCGTATGCAGCGAGCGAGGAACGACTCGAGGAAGGGGTCGAACGGCTGGCTGAGGAAGGCTACCTGTAG
- a CDS encoding bacteriorhodopsin, with product MIDGLVLYWTFAGLFGLATIGFLGWSFQHPSGRRRYGLAVAGACLVMAVANTMMANEILTTTADGAAYPHARFLGYFVSFTVVSWLLGAIAGASRNLTVLLILAVNALPGSVLASWNLPEPAATVASVLVFVSIVIAAALLVGPIDRAATRVSGERRLLYGKLRNLSVTVWIVLPIVGVMSEQNLAILTSFAGIFMGTYLDLILFVGVGALVLRSPTALDQLAGRDGNERSVSPDRTSGRVDSDFEIGSAGDD from the coding sequence ATGATCGACGGTCTCGTCTTGTACTGGACGTTTGCCGGGCTGTTCGGTCTGGCGACGATCGGGTTCCTCGGCTGGAGCTTCCAGCATCCGTCGGGGCGACGACGGTACGGGCTCGCCGTCGCCGGTGCCTGTCTCGTGATGGCGGTCGCAAATACCATGATGGCAAACGAGATCCTGACCACGACGGCGGACGGAGCGGCGTACCCACACGCGAGATTCCTCGGCTACTTCGTCTCCTTTACGGTGGTCTCGTGGCTACTCGGGGCGATCGCGGGTGCCAGTCGAAACCTGACCGTGTTGTTGATCCTCGCAGTGAACGCGCTTCCGGGAAGCGTCCTGGCGAGTTGGAACCTCCCGGAGCCGGCTGCGACCGTCGCCTCCGTGCTGGTGTTTGTCTCGATCGTGATCGCCGCCGCCTTGCTCGTCGGACCGATCGACCGGGCGGCAACGCGTGTCAGCGGGGAACGGCGGTTGCTCTACGGCAAACTTCGCAATCTCTCGGTGACCGTCTGGATCGTCCTGCCGATCGTCGGCGTCATGTCGGAACAGAACCTCGCGATCTTGACGTCGTTCGCCGGGATCTTCATGGGGACATATCTGGATCTCATCTTGTTCGTCGGCGTCGGCGCGCTCGTTCTCCGGAGTCCGACCGCACTGGACCAGCTAGCGGGCCGAGACGGGAACGAACGGTCGGTCTCGCCCGACAGGACGTCCGGTCGCGTGGATTCGGACTTCGAGATCGGCTCCGCAGGCGACGACTGA
- a CDS encoding 5-(carboxyamino)imidazole ribonucleotide synthase, translating into MTTLRTPGPTVGVVGGGQLGRMLAEAAAPLGVEVVVLDPTPDCPAALVARDQIVADFDDEAGIRELAARADVLTFEIELADQDVLERVSEDSGTPVHPDPATLETIHDKLVQKRELEAAGVPVPPFREVEGADDVRAAIDDYGAPVMLKARTGGYDGRGNVPVESKGEAEAALESVAGPAMVESFVEFEREVSVIAVEGEGEIATFPIGENVHVDEILRETIVPARSSDAVEERAREVAADVLEVMAGRGVYGIELFETSAGEILLNEIAPRPHNSGHWTIEGARSSQFEQHVRAVLGWPLAATDLRSPTVMTNLLGDVDDEREAELGDLDRILETRGGNLHWYGKRQARPLRKMGHVTVTGDIDADVEDLLETARDLEDAVTFRS; encoded by the coding sequence ATGACAACGCTACGGACGCCAGGTCCGACGGTCGGGGTCGTCGGTGGCGGACAGCTCGGTCGAATGCTCGCCGAGGCGGCTGCACCGCTGGGTGTCGAGGTCGTCGTTCTGGACCCGACGCCGGACTGTCCGGCCGCGCTCGTGGCACGCGACCAGATCGTCGCCGACTTCGACGACGAGGCCGGCATCCGGGAACTGGCTGCGCGCGCGGACGTTCTCACGTTCGAGATCGAACTCGCAGATCAGGACGTACTCGAGCGTGTTAGCGAGGATTCGGGGACGCCCGTCCACCCCGATCCCGCGACCCTCGAGACGATTCACGACAAACTCGTCCAGAAACGTGAACTCGAAGCCGCGGGTGTTCCGGTCCCGCCCTTCCGCGAGGTCGAGGGCGCCGACGATGTCCGCGCGGCGATCGACGACTACGGCGCGCCGGTCATGTTGAAGGCCCGGACTGGTGGTTACGACGGCCGTGGAAACGTCCCCGTCGAGTCGAAAGGGGAGGCCGAGGCGGCACTCGAGTCGGTCGCCGGCCCCGCAATGGTCGAGTCGTTCGTCGAGTTCGAACGCGAGGTGTCTGTTATCGCCGTCGAGGGCGAGGGAGAAATCGCGACCTTCCCCATCGGTGAGAACGTCCACGTCGACGAAATTCTCCGGGAAACGATCGTTCCGGCACGCTCGAGCGACGCCGTCGAGGAGCGCGCTCGGGAGGTCGCGGCGGACGTGCTCGAGGTGATGGCGGGGCGTGGCGTCTACGGGATCGAGTTGTTCGAGACGAGTGCCGGTGAGATCCTGCTCAACGAGATCGCTCCCCGCCCCCACAACTCCGGTCACTGGACGATCGAGGGGGCACGGTCCTCGCAGTTCGAACAGCACGTCCGTGCGGTACTGGGCTGGCCGCTTGCAGCCACCGACCTGCGGTCGCCGACCGTGATGACGAACTTGCTCGGCGATGTCGACGACGAGCGGGAGGCCGAACTGGGCGATCTCGATCGGATTCTCGAGACGCGCGGTGGGAACCTCCACTGGTACGGGAAACGACAGGCACGACCGCTGCGAAAGATGGGCCACGTGACGGTTACTGGCGATATCGACGCCGATGTCGAAGACCTGCTCGAGACCGCACGCGACCTCGAGGACGCCGTCACGTTCCGGTCGTAG
- a CDS encoding alpha/beta fold hydrolase, whose translation MADSTTEMYRTRADTLATEAGSGPELLCAHGSLMDRTMYTPQLEALSDEYRVATYDLRARTERATTAYDLWDLADDCHAVVDGLEMDQPVIAGMSMGGFMALRFALEYPDSVSGLVLIDAISQPHPEDDVDLYRGMIDQLRDAEAVPENTARTASQFLFGETTREENPELVESWIDRWTTYPGKAVYQEIGSWLDREDVTDRLEEIDVPALVVHGEEDASLDVEQAEPMADALGARMEVVPDAGHSSNLEQPEAVNDAIRQFLETVYN comes from the coding sequence ATGGCCGATTCAACAACAGAGATGTATCGAACTCGAGCGGACACACTGGCGACCGAAGCCGGATCGGGGCCCGAGTTACTCTGTGCACACGGTTCGTTGATGGACCGAACGATGTACACGCCACAACTCGAGGCACTCTCCGACGAGTATCGCGTCGCAACCTACGACCTTCGCGCCCGGACCGAACGAGCCACCACCGCCTACGACCTCTGGGACCTCGCAGACGACTGTCACGCTGTCGTCGACGGGCTCGAGATGGACCAGCCCGTCATCGCGGGAATGTCGATGGGCGGATTCATGGCGTTGCGATTCGCGCTCGAGTATCCCGATTCTGTCTCCGGGCTCGTCCTGATCGATGCAATCTCCCAGCCCCACCCCGAGGACGACGTCGATCTCTATCGCGGAATGATCGACCAGCTCCGCGATGCGGAGGCGGTTCCAGAGAACACCGCTCGAACCGCTTCGCAGTTCCTGTTTGGCGAGACGACCCGCGAGGAGAACCCAGAACTCGTCGAATCGTGGATCGACCGCTGGACGACCTACCCCGGAAAAGCCGTCTACCAGGAAATCGGCTCCTGGCTCGACCGCGAGGACGTCACCGACCGACTCGAGGAAATCGACGTCCCCGCTCTCGTCGTCCACGGCGAGGAGGACGCATCGCTCGATGTCGAACAGGCCGAACCGATGGCCGACGCGCTCGGTGCGCGGATGGAGGTCGTTCCCGACGCCGGCCACTCTTCGAACCTCGAGCAACCCGAAGCAGTCAACGACGCGATTCGCCAGTTCCTCGAGACCGTCTACAACTGA
- the ribH gene encoding 6,7-dimethyl-8-ribityllumazine synthase: MTTLGLVVAEFNRPITEQMEEVALEAATDADAEVYETVHVPGVYDAPLAADRLARLEAVDAVVVVGTVITGDTDHDQVITDAATQRFADISLERDTPVTLGVTGPGMSAAESRERIENAAKAVDGALDLVEQLPDPQ, encoded by the coding sequence ATGACCACGCTCGGACTGGTGGTCGCCGAGTTCAACAGACCGATCACCGAGCAGATGGAAGAAGTCGCCCTCGAGGCCGCCACCGACGCGGACGCCGAGGTGTACGAGACCGTCCACGTCCCCGGCGTCTACGACGCGCCGCTGGCTGCCGATCGACTCGCCCGCCTCGAGGCAGTCGACGCGGTCGTCGTCGTCGGAACGGTCATCACCGGCGACACGGATCACGATCAGGTGATCACCGACGCCGCCACACAGCGGTTCGCCGACATCAGTCTCGAGCGTGACACCCCCGTGACCCTCGGCGTGACGGGTCCCGGTATGTCCGCCGCCGAGTCACGCGAGCGCATCGAGAACGCGGCGAAAGCCGTCGACGGTGCGCTCGACCTCGTCGAGCAACTCCCCGATCCACAGTAA
- a CDS encoding methyl-accepting chemotaxis protein, whose protein sequence is MKGRVFVPDRIRRRFSVKTASILVFVIALTLGLGAFFAGHVVHGTGETLEDRAIAAIASLLVIFVVHLAIVGIVIGGNIALALRQLSTKTERIGDGEFEVDLETGRIDEVGTLYGSVAEMRDSLETTLTDLDRERERAREAQQTAERQNEQLLAEADRFSDVMAVCASGDLTRRLEPETDDEAMAAIADSFNEMVDQIEALVAQGQTVARTLDETSTELQLSANEIQEANADVSEGIQEITDGSSRQTDALELASDEVTSLSSTTEEVASTTSEIADRSDRVVARADDGRDAAAEAQSQIQQSVSTTEAVVETIDRLNEEAERIEEIITLIDEIAQQTNMLAVNAAIEASRSAGAGGNSSGFGAVAQEVKDLSQETQNAVEDVETTLQSIQQRAVTSADEIEAVDERITDTAATIDDLQDQLEEITTGINWVNDGLKSIDDATGDQADSAAEIATIVDEVTTVSAETTQHSQEVAAAAEETAATAVQVSDKSRALDQQAQQLTSTLDVFAAEDETTPDVLESPSGGGGA, encoded by the coding sequence ATGAAAGGAAGAGTATTCGTTCCAGATAGGATACGCCGCCGGTTTAGCGTCAAGACGGCCTCGATCCTCGTGTTCGTGATCGCGTTGACACTCGGCCTGGGGGCGTTTTTCGCTGGACACGTCGTTCATGGAACTGGTGAGACACTGGAAGACCGGGCGATCGCGGCGATCGCGTCGTTGCTCGTCATCTTCGTCGTCCATCTCGCGATCGTCGGAATCGTGATCGGCGGAAACATCGCACTGGCACTCCGGCAGTTGAGCACGAAGACCGAACGTATCGGCGACGGCGAGTTCGAGGTCGACCTCGAGACCGGACGGATCGACGAGGTGGGGACGCTGTACGGGTCGGTTGCGGAGATGCGCGACTCGCTCGAGACGACGCTTACGGACCTCGACCGGGAACGAGAACGTGCTCGCGAGGCCCAGCAAACGGCCGAACGACAAAACGAGCAGTTGCTCGCGGAAGCCGACCGGTTCTCCGACGTGATGGCCGTCTGTGCGAGTGGCGACCTCACGCGACGGCTCGAGCCCGAGACCGACGACGAGGCAATGGCAGCGATCGCCGACTCGTTCAACGAGATGGTCGACCAGATAGAGGCGCTCGTCGCACAGGGCCAGACGGTCGCACGAACGCTGGACGAAACTTCGACCGAACTACAGCTCTCGGCCAACGAGATCCAGGAGGCAAACGCCGACGTCTCCGAGGGCATACAGGAGATCACGGACGGCTCGAGCCGACAGACGGACGCTCTCGAACTCGCCTCGGACGAAGTCACGTCGCTGTCGTCGACGACTGAGGAGGTGGCGTCGACGACGTCCGAGATTGCCGATCGGTCCGACCGTGTCGTGGCCCGCGCCGACGACGGACGAGACGCTGCAGCCGAGGCACAGTCACAGATCCAGCAGTCGGTGTCGACGACCGAAGCGGTCGTCGAGACGATCGATCGACTCAACGAGGAAGCCGAACGGATCGAGGAGATAATCACGCTCATCGACGAAATCGCACAGCAGACCAACATGCTCGCCGTCAACGCGGCGATCGAGGCGTCCCGGTCTGCGGGCGCGGGCGGAAACAGTTCCGGTTTCGGTGCCGTCGCCCAGGAGGTCAAGGACCTCTCACAGGAGACACAAAACGCCGTCGAGGATGTCGAGACGACCCTCCAGTCGATTCAGCAGCGAGCGGTAACGAGCGCCGACGAGATCGAAGCCGTCGACGAGCGAATCACCGACACTGCAGCGACGATCGACGATCTCCAGGACCAACTCGAGGAGATCACGACCGGGATCAACTGGGTCAACGACGGGCTCAAGTCGATCGACGACGCGACAGGCGACCAGGCCGACTCTGCGGCCGAGATCGCGACGATCGTCGACGAGGTCACGACGGTCTCGGCGGAGACGACCCAACACTCCCAGGAGGTTGCTGCCGCCGCAGAGGAGACGGCCGCGACCGCGGTACAGGTGTCGGACAAGTCACGCGCACTCGACCAGCAGGCACAGCAACTCACGAGTACGCTCGACGTCTTCGCCGCCGAGGATGAGACGACGCCAGATGTCCTCGAGTCGCCGAGTGGGGGTGGTGGTGCATGA